One Aquisediminimonas profunda genomic region harbors:
- a CDS encoding SDR family oxidoreductase, giving the protein MIFDSSTAAIVTGGASGLGQATARALAAAGIKVAIFDVNATTGQSVAEDIGGLFCDVDITSEDSVVAGFAKARAAHGQERILVHCAMTSRRGKTLAYDKEAGRLKRLSTEDYIYGVNGILVASYRIASLAAEGMATLEPLEDGERGCITLTASVAAQDGQIGQVIYGSAKAGVNGLVLPMARDLSDLGIRVNSIMPGIFATPLMLGAKPQVLESLAASVPFPKRLGKPEEFASLAMELARNSYFNGQCIRLDGAIRMAPR; this is encoded by the coding sequence ATGATTTTTGATTCTTCGACCGCAGCAATCGTGACAGGCGGAGCCTCGGGGCTGGGACAGGCAACCGCGCGCGCATTGGCCGCAGCGGGAATAAAGGTGGCGATCTTCGACGTGAACGCGACGACCGGCCAGTCTGTCGCCGAAGATATCGGAGGACTGTTCTGCGACGTGGACATTACCAGCGAAGACTCCGTTGTAGCCGGATTTGCAAAAGCACGCGCCGCACACGGTCAGGAACGCATCCTGGTGCACTGTGCCATGACCTCCCGTCGCGGCAAGACCCTTGCTTATGACAAGGAAGCCGGGCGGCTGAAGCGCCTTTCCACTGAAGACTATATCTATGGCGTGAATGGCATTCTGGTCGCATCCTACAGGATTGCTTCGCTTGCTGCGGAAGGCATGGCCACGCTCGAACCGCTTGAAGACGGCGAACGGGGCTGCATTACATTGACGGCCTCCGTTGCTGCTCAAGACGGGCAGATTGGTCAGGTCATCTATGGCTCGGCAAAGGCAGGGGTCAACGGGCTCGTCTTGCCGATGGCCCGCGATCTTTCCGATCTTGGCATAAGGGTCAACTCCATCATGCCCGGCATCTTCGCGACACCCCTGATGCTGGGTGCCAAGCCGCAGGTACTGGAAAGCCTGGCAGCATCGGTGCCCTTTCCAAAGCGTCTCGGCAAACCGGAAGAGTTCGCCAGCCTCGCGATGGAACTGGCGCGCAATTCCTACTTCAATGGCCAATGCATCCGGCTCGACGGTGCAATCCGCATGGCCCCTCGATAG
- a CDS encoding beta strand repeat-containing protein, which produces MKKQSFANRLLRSTALLPAPLLAFPGVALADCLPNAGGTIVTCQTTDPDGYDGSAVSGLTINVGPGASVDGGSLQAGALSAVNNEGTLNGADIFVGSGSRVSNAANAPGVITGNINFAAAGTNQTNTLENFRGLAPATITGDIFSAGGAFLVTNDGTIAGNLTSVGVTTINNTGSITGTTVSVGGGSTINNLASGPGSIAADIAFGAAGTNQTNTLNNLGASTITGNVSSAGGAFSLTNAGSLTGNISSSGNTTIGNTGSITGDILLGAGNDTITTTGTITGNIDMGAGTNTIGFGSTAALPTGTLTADAAGLNTINLFGSGADTLNIAVTNFDVMNKDGTGSWALSQAVSLADRININAGTLIASDADFIGANTIVNNATLNLTNAASGTYSGSMSGTGVVNVGGGGTGVTTFSGTNTYTGDTTITQGTLQLLGGAAIADTGNVVVTTPGILDVAAAETVGSINGDGSITLSGGNLTVGSGAFSGAISGANGLTKIGTGALVLSGTNTFAGAATVSNGTLELQGGNAIGDATAVIVNATASPATAGNLLVTNAETIGSLSGNGGTVVLAAGLTTGGDNSSTTYAGVISGAGSLTKQGTGTFTLTGANTYSGGTVINAGTLEGNTTSLQGDIVANAAGTLLFTQPANGTYAGAISGAGVVTKAGAGTLTLTGNNSGHSGTTNLNGGTVSIGAATNIGTGTLAFDGGTLNTTGALTLANAVTLGAGGGTVLTGADTTLSGVISGAGALVKTGAANLTLSGANTYTGGTTVSAGTLTGTTTSLQGNIVNNAAVVFDDAGVGTYAGNLTGTGTLTKANTGSVTLSGVNTYSGATTVAGGTLIAAGTGVGDSSAVTVNAGALFQLTGDETVGSIAGAGDVDTGAFTLTAGGNGTSTSHTGTLSGTALTKTGAGNFTLGGTGTLTGGIAANAGTVSIAGAYTSPVTVASAATLNVLTGGALTGDVTGAAGSFTVVNGLVTGNVGNAGRLSGAGTIVGAVTNSGTVAPGNSPGILTIDGSYTQTATGTLAIELTPTAVAGTGYDQVSVIGTPGTAALDGTLALAPAAGLYTAGATYDIVSATGGISGNFATVTGATLSPFLSFTATGIVTTATPAQVYRLTVTRTAYATGLGALANPNRIAVANGFQTLVAGATGDTATLVINADNSTAAQAAVLFDQLSPEAYGAYATALQDQGELFTRQVALHLMQKNADDDGHARIWASGYGQWGNGKNRSYLVGSDQDITGGTIGVDFGAGALTYGLAGGYSEAKVDFLSGTSRGKSKGWQVGGYADYSAGQVSANVQVAYINGNIDATRSISVGGVGRTAVASTDGHLFRAVGTVGYDLGKDGSKIRPFVGVDFSNGRVNSFTETGANAANLNVNRINANRTDVLAGLDVAFKTGSITPYARAAYRYRANNKNGSVTANFVGNAGSAFTVSTEVAGRSEIDVDAGLSAGIGKSASVSVGYQGAFRNDVNRHGVAAQLSFGF; this is translated from the coding sequence ATGAAAAAACAGTCTTTTGCCAACCGGCTTCTCCGCTCAACTGCGCTGCTTCCAGCGCCCTTGCTTGCGTTTCCCGGCGTCGCCCTTGCAGACTGCCTTCCAAACGCAGGCGGAACGATCGTTACCTGTCAGACGACTGATCCCGACGGCTATGATGGCTCGGCGGTTTCGGGGCTGACGATCAACGTCGGACCGGGCGCTTCAGTTGACGGCGGATCTCTTCAAGCTGGTGCTTTAAGCGCCGTTAACAATGAAGGTACTTTGAACGGTGCCGACATCTTTGTGGGCAGCGGCAGCCGCGTCTCGAATGCGGCCAACGCGCCCGGCGTCATCACCGGCAATATCAACTTTGCGGCGGCTGGCACCAATCAGACCAACACGCTCGAGAATTTCAGGGGCTTGGCGCCTGCGACGATTACCGGAGATATCTTTTCCGCAGGCGGCGCGTTTCTCGTCACCAATGACGGAACAATCGCCGGCAATCTTACATCCGTCGGCGTAACGACGATCAACAATACCGGCTCGATTACGGGCACGACGGTATCGGTCGGCGGCGGCAGCACGATCAACAATCTGGCCAGCGGTCCCGGTTCGATCGCTGCAGACATTGCTTTCGGTGCTGCAGGCACAAACCAGACGAATACGCTGAACAATCTCGGCGCGTCGACGATCACCGGCAACGTCTCTTCTGCAGGCGGTGCGTTCAGCCTGACCAATGCGGGATCGCTGACGGGCAACATCAGCTCTTCGGGCAACACCACGATCGGCAATACCGGATCGATCACGGGTGACATCCTGCTGGGTGCCGGCAATGATACGATTACCACGACGGGCACGATCACCGGCAACATCGATATGGGTGCCGGCACCAACACGATCGGCTTTGGATCGACGGCGGCACTGCCCACAGGCACGCTGACGGCAGACGCGGCGGGTCTCAACACGATCAACCTGTTCGGATCGGGCGCAGATACGCTCAACATCGCGGTCACCAACTTCGATGTGATGAACAAGGATGGAACCGGCAGCTGGGCCTTGAGCCAGGCGGTTTCGCTGGCTGACCGGATCAACATCAATGCCGGCACGCTCATTGCCAGCGATGCGGACTTCATTGGTGCGAACACGATCGTCAACAATGCGACGCTGAACCTGACCAATGCCGCGAGCGGCACCTATTCCGGTTCCATGTCGGGCACCGGCGTTGTCAATGTCGGCGGCGGCGGAACAGGCGTCACGACCTTCTCGGGCACGAACACCTATACCGGCGATACCACGATCACTCAGGGCACGCTTCAGCTTCTTGGCGGTGCCGCTATCGCGGATACGGGTAACGTTGTTGTGACGACCCCGGGCATCCTTGATGTCGCGGCTGCGGAAACTGTTGGTTCGATCAACGGAGACGGGTCCATTACGCTTTCGGGTGGTAACCTGACCGTTGGTTCAGGCGCATTTTCCGGTGCGATTTCCGGCGCGAATGGCCTGACAAAGATCGGCACGGGAGCGCTGGTGCTCTCGGGCACCAACACCTTCGCCGGTGCGGCAACCGTCAGCAATGGCACGCTTGAACTGCAGGGCGGAAACGCCATTGGCGACGCGACTGCGGTCATCGTCAATGCCACGGCTTCGCCAGCAACGGCAGGCAATTTGCTTGTCACGAATGCGGAAACGATTGGCAGCCTGTCCGGCAACGGCGGAACTGTTGTTCTTGCCGCTGGCCTGACCACGGGTGGTGACAATTCGAGCACCACATATGCTGGCGTCATCTCCGGCGCTGGCAGCCTCACCAAGCAGGGCACGGGCACCTTCACCCTGACCGGCGCGAACACCTACTCGGGTGGCACGGTGATCAATGCCGGCACGCTGGAAGGCAACACGACGTCGCTGCAGGGCGATATCGTAGCCAATGCAGCTGGCACTTTGCTCTTCACCCAGCCAGCGAATGGCACCTACGCAGGCGCGATCAGTGGCGCAGGCGTGGTGACCAAGGCCGGTGCAGGCACGTTGACGCTGACCGGCAACAACTCCGGTCACAGCGGCACGACAAACCTCAATGGCGGTACGGTTTCCATCGGTGCTGCGACCAACATCGGAACCGGTACGCTCGCGTTCGACGGCGGCACGCTCAACACGACCGGTGCTCTGACTCTTGCCAATGCGGTCACGCTTGGCGCGGGCGGCGGCACCGTCCTGACGGGTGCCGACACGACACTCTCCGGCGTGATTTCGGGTGCTGGTGCACTGGTCAAGACGGGTGCAGCCAACCTGACCTTGTCGGGCGCCAACACTTATACCGGTGGCACGACAGTTTCGGCCGGAACGCTGACTGGCACGACGACCTCGCTTCAGGGCAACATCGTCAACAATGCTGCGGTTGTCTTTGATGACGCCGGCGTTGGCACCTATGCCGGCAACCTGACCGGTACCGGAACGCTGACCAAGGCGAACACCGGATCGGTGACCCTGTCTGGCGTCAACACCTACAGCGGCGCAACGACCGTTGCGGGCGGCACATTGATTGCTGCCGGCACCGGAGTTGGCGATAGTTCGGCGGTGACTGTCAATGCCGGCGCACTGTTCCAGCTGACGGGTGATGAAACAGTCGGCAGCATCGCAGGTGCGGGCGACGTCGATACCGGCGCGTTCACGCTGACCGCTGGCGGCAACGGAACCTCGACATCGCACACAGGAACATTGTCGGGCACGGCTTTGACCAAGACGGGTGCTGGCAACTTCACCTTGGGCGGCACAGGCACCCTCACGGGCGGCATCGCTGCCAATGCGGGAACTGTCAGCATCGCTGGTGCCTATACCAGCCCGGTTACGGTTGCTTCGGCAGCGACGCTCAATGTTCTCACAGGCGGGGCATTGACCGGCGACGTGACTGGCGCAGCCGGATCGTTCACCGTGGTGAACGGCCTTGTTACCGGCAACGTTGGCAATGCCGGTCGTTTGTCCGGCGCGGGCACCATTGTCGGCGCAGTGACCAACTCAGGTACCGTTGCTCCAGGCAATAGCCCGGGCATCCTGACAATCGATGGCAGCTACACGCAGACCGCCACTGGCACGCTTGCGATCGAACTCACGCCGACTGCAGTTGCAGGCACAGGCTATGATCAGGTTTCTGTCATCGGCACGCCCGGTACGGCAGCGCTTGACGGTACGCTTGCTCTTGCACCTGCTGCCGGGCTCTACACCGCCGGCGCGACCTATGACATCGTGAGTGCGACGGGAGGCATCTCGGGCAACTTTGCGACGGTGACGGGGGCCACGCTCTCGCCATTCCTGTCGTTCACGGCAACGGGCATTGTAACCACCGCCACACCGGCTCAGGTCTATCGCCTGACGGTCACGCGGACTGCCTATGCGACCGGGCTTGGTGCTTTGGCTAACCCCAATCGCATCGCGGTTGCCAACGGGTTCCAGACTTTGGTGGCAGGCGCCACGGGTGACACCGCAACGCTTGTGATCAACGCTGACAACTCGACGGCTGCGCAGGCTGCGGTCCTGTTCGACCAGCTGAGCCCGGAAGCTTATGGTGCCTATGCAACGGCGCTGCAGGATCAGGGTGAGCTGTTCACACGGCAGGTCGCCTTGCACCTGATGCAGAAGAATGCCGATGATGACGGTCATGCCCGTATCTGGGCAAGCGGCTATGGTCAGTGGGGCAACGGCAAGAACCGGAGCTACCTCGTCGGATCCGATCAGGACATCACTGGTGGAACGATCGGTGTGGACTTCGGTGCCGGTGCACTGACCTATGGTCTGGCCGGTGGCTATTCCGAAGCTAAGGTCGATTTCCTCTCGGGCACATCACGTGGCAAGAGCAAGGGCTGGCAGGTCGGTGGCTATGCTGATTATTCGGCTGGTCAGGTCTCGGCCAATGTCCAGGTTGCCTATATCAACGGCAATATCGATGCGACCCGCTCGATTTCGGTCGGCGGCGTAGGGCGGACTGCTGTGGCGAGCACTGACGGACATCTGTTCCGCGCAGTCGGCACAGTGGGCTATGACCTCGGAAAGGATGGCAGCAAGATCCGTCCGTTCGTCGGGGTGGACTTCAGCAACGGTCGAGTGAACAGCTTCACCGAAACCGGAGCCAATGCTGCCAACCTCAACGTCAACAGGATCAATGCCAATCGGACTGACGTCCTCGCTGGCCTTGATGTGGCCTTCAAGACTGGCAGTATTACGCCATACGCTCGTGCAGCATATCGCTATCGTGCGAACAACAAGAATGGCAGCGTAACCGCCAATTTTGTGGGCAATGCTGGTTCGGCCTTTACGGTCTCGACTGAAGTTGCCGGCCGTTCCGAAATTGACGTGGATGCAGGCCTGAGCGCAGGCATCGGCAAGTCGGCTTCGGTCTCGGTTGGCTATCAGGGTGCATTCCGCAACGATGTCAATCGTCACGGTGTTGCAGCCCAACTGAGCTTCGGCTTCTAA
- a CDS encoding SDR family NAD(P)-dependent oxidoreductase — MDVTGRTVLITGASSGLGAHFARLFASRKANVIVGARRIDRVEKLASELQGAGHSALAVALDVTDESSVSRAFDAGEARFGLIDTIIANAGLSVPGRATEVAIDDIRMLSDTNFTGAYLTAREGAKRLIAAGSRETGKGRVVLLGSITSHMTGGGDSAYAALKAGVAHLGRNLAREWVRQGINVNTIQPGYIQTEIAGDWFQTEGGRAHIASFPRRRLQPIESLDGMMLYFASDASACTTGAVIDVDDGQSL; from the coding sequence ATGGACGTAACAGGGCGCACAGTATTGATCACCGGGGCCTCGTCCGGCCTCGGGGCCCATTTTGCTCGGCTGTTTGCGTCCCGAAAGGCAAACGTCATCGTCGGGGCAAGGCGCATAGACCGGGTCGAAAAGCTGGCCAGCGAATTGCAGGGCGCAGGGCACAGCGCTCTTGCTGTGGCGCTTGATGTCACGGATGAATCGTCTGTCAGTCGCGCTTTTGACGCGGGAGAGGCGCGCTTCGGCCTGATTGATACGATCATTGCCAATGCGGGCCTGTCCGTGCCCGGTCGGGCCACCGAAGTGGCGATCGACGACATCAGGATGCTTTCTGATACGAACTTTACCGGGGCCTATCTGACGGCTCGGGAAGGTGCCAAGCGGCTTATCGCGGCAGGAAGCCGTGAAACCGGCAAGGGCCGCGTTGTGCTGTTGGGTTCGATTACCTCGCACATGACGGGTGGAGGCGACAGTGCCTATGCGGCGCTCAAGGCTGGCGTCGCGCATCTGGGCCGCAACCTTGCCCGCGAATGGGTGCGGCAAGGCATCAACGTCAATACGATCCAGCCAGGCTATATCCAGACGGAGATCGCAGGCGACTGGTTCCAGACCGAGGGCGGCCGAGCCCATATTGCCAGTTTCCCGAGACGGCGCCTGCAGCCCATTGAATCCCTTGACGGCATGATGCTCTATTTTGCTTCCGACGCATCAGCTTGCACGACCGGTGCTGTCATTGACGTGGACGACGGGCAGTCGCTCTAG
- a CDS encoding P-II family nitrogen regulator, translated as MNNTRYGELSLHRLKKIEIVMNAEDHGLVEDLLKAAGIGGWTIIRDVAGMGHSGFHQGKTIFNDQSGLVMFVGVADEKAIIDVARGLARLFEKRPGVTFLSDVEVLRSDYFAATQTAQ; from the coding sequence ATGAACAACACTCGGTATGGTGAACTTAGCCTGCATCGCCTGAAGAAGATCGAGATCGTGATGAACGCCGAAGACCATGGTCTGGTTGAGGATTTGCTCAAAGCGGCGGGTATCGGGGGCTGGACCATTATCCGCGATGTGGCGGGCATGGGGCACAGTGGTTTTCATCAGGGCAAGACAATCTTCAACGACCAGAGCGGTCTGGTCATGTTCGTCGGAGTCGCTGACGAAAAGGCGATCATTGACGTCGCGCGCGGACTTGCGCGGCTGTTTGAAAAGCGGCCAGGCGTGACGTTCCTCTCTGACGTGGAAGTCTTGAGGTCGGACTATTTTGCCGCAACGCAAACGGCCCAATAG
- a CDS encoding DUF2309 domain-containing protein, translating to MNMMAPIAIVEPVLTRTEVAGLVSLAARTVPPIWPLESAIAVNPLAGFEELPFEQAVSAAAQRFSARENLPVDQWRTLLRAGSIDQKVLRDVAIQELGGLNSAFELIGPDVSRLDLLMARLLDLPVGAGVTRPAMLSPDADFIAKWCAAFFDQGRAASPMPNRGLGFYRSVLAIAGHDSEFRRLTGDVGQKLLLSIPRDPLEAIAEGFAALGICHGEEEDLLAGYVARLPGWAGHIRWRNEHADPEYAAGAPAGMADLLALWMLLDRSGAISTGEARTAPSDVSAQLAERFNLTSDILENAHEAGRRHFNEIANLDEGKLGRMFMLAAETSYRNAVVPQLRAAADAPGSDEVAEAQLVFCIDVRSESFRRALEAEGRYETFGYAGFFGLPIALHKVGKSRRTRLLPVLLSPQHDVDEGPAVGREREAEMVEQNAERTQHTANLFDIAKQGSATAFTTAEVTGPLAGLLMAANTIAPKFVERAVSRLRPPREDAFAPSLEKHADHGVHPAFTFEEKVGYATALFKLTGMKTPTARLVALVGHGGSAVNNPYAAALDCGACGGHAGGSNARILTAILNDLDVRAELAKRGMNIPDTTRFIAAEHNTTTDEVFIFDQATIPESHRPDLSALMTSLARAGSANRERRSVLLGRSASDVLTGAVHWGEVRPEWGLARNAAFIVGPRSLTRSIDLEGRAFLHSYDWQSDTDGSALTTILTAPMVVAQWINCQYLFSTIDNDRYGSGNKITQNVVGGIGVLQGNGGDLKVGLPMQSLFGDDGTAFHVPQRLLTVVLAPFDLVESVVASNDILERLFGNGWVSLVVIDPETGKALRWRRNCELSESAATHQSL from the coding sequence GCCATTGCGGTCAATCCCCTTGCCGGGTTCGAAGAGTTGCCGTTCGAACAGGCGGTCAGTGCGGCCGCGCAGCGCTTCTCTGCGCGCGAGAACTTGCCCGTTGATCAATGGCGCACGCTTCTTCGGGCCGGCAGCATTGATCAAAAGGTTCTGCGCGACGTTGCAATCCAGGAATTGGGCGGCTTGAATTCTGCTTTTGAATTGATCGGCCCAGACGTCTCGCGGCTGGATTTGTTGATGGCGCGTCTGCTTGATTTGCCGGTCGGTGCGGGTGTGACAAGGCCAGCGATGTTGTCTCCCGATGCGGACTTCATTGCCAAATGGTGTGCCGCCTTTTTCGATCAGGGTCGGGCGGCGAGCCCGATGCCCAATCGCGGGTTGGGATTCTATCGGTCGGTACTGGCGATAGCTGGGCATGACTCCGAATTCCGCAGATTGACGGGAGATGTCGGTCAGAAGCTTCTTCTCAGCATCCCGCGGGATCCGCTTGAGGCCATTGCCGAAGGTTTCGCAGCCCTTGGCATCTGCCATGGCGAGGAGGAGGATCTGCTTGCAGGATATGTGGCCCGGCTGCCCGGTTGGGCGGGGCACATCCGTTGGCGCAACGAACATGCCGACCCAGAATATGCGGCGGGTGCACCTGCAGGCATGGCTGACCTGTTGGCCCTGTGGATGCTTCTGGACCGCAGTGGTGCCATCTCGACAGGCGAGGCTCGCACTGCGCCTTCCGATGTCTCGGCCCAACTGGCGGAGCGGTTCAACCTGACGAGTGACATTCTTGAAAATGCGCACGAAGCTGGACGCCGCCATTTCAACGAGATTGCAAATCTTGATGAAGGCAAGCTTGGCAGGATGTTCATGCTTGCAGCTGAAACATCATACCGCAACGCGGTCGTGCCGCAGCTTCGGGCTGCAGCGGACGCACCGGGTTCAGATGAGGTTGCGGAGGCCCAGCTGGTCTTCTGTATCGACGTGCGTTCGGAATCATTTCGGCGAGCGCTGGAAGCTGAGGGGCGCTATGAGACGTTCGGCTACGCTGGCTTCTTTGGCTTGCCGATCGCACTCCACAAGGTCGGCAAGAGCCGTCGGACCCGTCTCCTTCCAGTTTTGTTGTCGCCGCAGCATGATGTGGACGAAGGGCCGGCTGTCGGACGCGAGCGTGAGGCGGAAATGGTCGAGCAAAATGCGGAGCGGACACAGCACACCGCAAACCTGTTCGATATTGCCAAGCAGGGTTCAGCGACTGCCTTCACCACGGCAGAAGTTACCGGCCCGTTGGCCGGCCTGCTGATGGCGGCAAATACGATCGCACCGAAATTTGTCGAACGTGCAGTGTCCCGGCTCAGGCCACCCCGTGAAGACGCATTCGCGCCTTCTCTCGAGAAACATGCAGACCATGGCGTGCACCCTGCTTTTACCTTCGAGGAAAAGGTCGGCTATGCAACGGCGCTGTTTAAGCTGACAGGCATGAAGACGCCCACGGCGCGACTTGTAGCTCTGGTCGGCCACGGCGGGAGCGCGGTCAATAATCCCTATGCAGCCGCCCTGGATTGCGGTGCATGCGGTGGCCATGCCGGGGGTTCCAACGCCCGGATCCTGACGGCCATCCTCAATGATCTGGACGTGCGCGCCGAACTGGCGAAAAGGGGGATGAATATTCCTGACACCACCCGCTTCATCGCCGCAGAGCACAATACGACGACGGACGAGGTTTTCATATTCGATCAGGCCACCATCCCGGAAAGTCATCGCCCAGACCTGAGTGCGTTGATGACCAGCCTTGCCAGGGCGGGATCGGCCAATCGGGAGCGTCGTTCAGTCCTGCTCGGACGAAGCGCCAGCGACGTGCTGACCGGTGCGGTGCACTGGGGCGAGGTCAGGCCGGAATGGGGGCTCGCACGAAATGCAGCTTTCATTGTCGGCCCGCGGTCCTTGACGCGCTCCATCGATCTTGAAGGCCGGGCCTTCCTGCATAGTTACGACTGGCAGAGCGATACCGACGGGTCAGCCTTGACCACAATTCTGACTGCACCGATGGTCGTCGCCCAATGGATCAATTGCCAATATCTGTTCTCGACAATCGACAATGATCGTTATGGATCGGGCAACAAGATCACGCAGAATGTCGTCGGAGGGATTGGCGTCCTTCAGGGCAATGGGGGCGACTTGAAGGTTGGCCTGCCGATGCAGTCGTTGTTTGGTGACGATGGCACCGCATTTCACGTGCCGCAGCGCCTGTTGACGGTTGTCCTCGCACCATTTGATCTGGTGGAGTCGGTTGTTGCATCGAACGACATCCTTGAACGACTTTTCGGAAATGGTTGGGTTTCACTCGTGGTGATCGATCCCGAGACCGGGAAGGCCCTGCGGTGGCGCCGGAATTGCGAACTTTCTGAATCCGCTGCCACTCATCAATCATTATAA